The window TTCGGGGGTTCGAACAATGCTCGTTCATGATATTATTTTGCTTAAGACTCGTGGGGGCTcggtatgaccggaagctttcccTGAAGTGTTTACTTATAattttttagattataattttgtCGAGGATAGCCtttgaaccggtttagaaattttgaaggccttatgttttagTTACGTATATCAGATGTCTCCGAGCCATTCTAGGATAGCCGTAGCCTCTTAAAttcgggtgttgcccaatgggcTTATTACCCCAAGTCATCCGGGCTTGCCCGGGACAACAGTCCCCAAATGGagatggccgtagcctttgaagttcgggcactgcctaataggttttgtgctcCTAGGCTTCGTAGCCCGAGACATCCGGGCTTGTCCAtgacggcagtccccgagcggGGGTGATCTATTGCATTCGTACAAGGGTtgcctgtcacgccccaaacccggGGAGCATgatcgacgctcaaccgagtgaacccggccgagcaagcctgttagatttccttctatctaaactcatccatgaataaagaggagatgtactccattaatcaaacactgaaaagatttcattaacaactaccatttcatttccattagtagcttcattcataatttccaaaatattacaagtttataggtataatgaaaaacatgtttgccaaataccaacatttctagtttaataccccacatcaaacaccacctacaacctgtctacggagcctttaagtacaacagaagagtaatatggaaatgctggCACCAAGgttccggctatacctcaaaatacaaagtacaacatcaaatgatattaggcccagaatagagtagggctcaccaaaacctgctgaatagggggtaactgctaacgaggaccaaagttgcccgctgatgaaccacctgcatctattgaagatgcagcgcccccggcaaaagggacgttagtacatatggaatagtactagtatgtaaagctaaatgtcctctttcaaaatagaatgccaatataagaaagggaaaaccatataaacaacaagtcacaatcaacaaatatccaaatgtccagttaaaacaaaacaattttcaaaatacaaaattaatatatattattggttgggagatcattagcaccgatataccaccatgtttgtagcacggagtccgatcacgcccgatcggctaggccatctccccacgaacaaagtggttcgacatgtgatgcgaaagaaaagtgttaccaaaagtagtaccaccatgtgcgcaacatggcatccgatctccacccTATCAACTAGGCCGCCTCCCCACATATGCCGTATGGGTTGAATTTTTCAATCCACAattattaccagtttcatcccaattaaggggaataatatcaacccatcaatctcatcccaaataagggaaaaatcacaatccactcctacaccggcacgtgtagttttgggtgtgggttgttacaacccacccttcctcggtttgctaatgatacttcccaaaaatattatttttgtttttgtacataAAGGTAAtataggtacaaatgtatttacgtcatcatctttcacattgtataaatcttcactagtattttcaaccaattataacaataatatttccttggctcttttggccattcacaagattctttattcaaggcacgatggccatatttcagtttcacactttcatatctttcctcCCATGGATCAtcaacacaaatatcaacaattataatattccgaaaatcacaactttaagttcattagaaaccgaggctttaaacacaatagatttctttccaagaaattgagtaaaatgattggcaatcgaagcacaagttaaaatcataaacaagtagcacgccatttattcttgaaatactttttccgcAAAAAGGGAAATATACATTTTCCACTCAAGAATATGTAAGAacacaaaacacattgaaaatactcacaaagaatagcattagttaaaacagccacatatgggcatgacttgagtacataagcttttaggcaattctatttttgaaataattttggaacagttgaatcaaagctcatttcataatctttctcacatcatcttatttcattAGCATCAATAGCcatactctatatccccaattcacttatttcattttcaagcatatttatagattatcaacaataagacatttccaatcaagactttaagtacccatatgagcaattaagagtcttaggcatatcgagtttttctcacacaatttggcatattaGCTtttatttgaaacacgactcaaagccaaaaCATTTTAATACGCCATCAAcactttgaacatatatatttcgacataaggctcattcggaatagtcaagttcATAAGGGATAACCCGgaacataggaattaggaacttgagccaaccaagCTTGCAACTTACGGGGACTTTGAATTCAATTataaaagagtagtttagccaacatacctcgctttgagctttccttaaattactacaatgtttcgaaaatcctagcaatcccaatttattttgagacataacaaaatgaTTTCGTTGAATCTCCCTGCAGTATTATGgcaataatagagtatgggtatggcgAGGTATCAAATTTTCTATTCTATGgcattgagccaagtgggggagtctgctatcaccAATTTAATTgcgtggttatgtgttgtactggtttcgatttgaggcatacttgtgaatcagataTGACTAGCAGAAGTAGAGAGCGatgatgactcgagtaaaggaatttctagatacgagttatgttacactttatggttatatggaaatcatggaatgagttgagttgttattcgtgaagataatcatggtttcagctcatttgagcattttatcaaacactaagtgtgcaaatttgactacaagtttcttctacaagatttccttcattccacaacccaatatttgcttatttgagctcaacaattttcccacaaaccttattggtacatgcatgtataaataatactcttacacccaagaatcatactcccaatcactcaTCTTTTAcctcaaactcgaaattgaagactagggttagatccttacctcttgagtgaagatcttgtaagatttccttgttggatttcaaagtttggacaagatattaatgaacaaagcacttgagttacttcctctctctagaacactctcacttctctctaaaaatatcagtttTTTGCCTTTAAAATGAGCCctaaaggctatttatcaaaatggggtagggttataaaaataggaaaatggaccctccgaactcaagtCTGCGGTCACAGAActgaccgcagaataggtatacggtccgcaaaatggactgcaaaactgatgcccagaactgggctgcactagtcaggtctgcgaccattctgcggtccacagaccACTTTTGTGCTCCGCAGAATGATTCTGCAGTCGCAGAATTGGccgcagaatcacattcttctagcctttggtaatttggtcataacttctggtaggagtgtccaaatgacgaacgatttgaagagttagaaactagacaccaagatctttcatttgataggtttttacatcacataaatccttatatatatgtagatatgctcgtccaaaatttggtcttgtgcgtactcatttggaactttagtctatcacgaaatttccaacttgacttagacttagggctctccttagaccccacatcacctataatatgcctcgtacacttattatcatatccaattgatatccatcctaTTAATAGTTCTCGTCTAcgcacaaaataatataattagcatacatcaactttcttaatagtgcttaagtactttgaaattatttGGGGTGCTACATGGCCCTTGGGCCCGATGTCTTTAAGGAACAAAATACAGTAATTTTTTAAGAGACAAAATATGCATCTCCAAGGtttctactttcttttatttctgtgcAACATACAAGATTGAAAATGTGTACAAGCTTCATGTTATGGTTTAggtggtctatgtgggcacgattcatttgaccatttggcccttacagcAAATCCTATCCACCAAGTCCAGACTCGTTTGAGTACGAAGTTTCCTTCCTTGCCAAAATGATTACCCGAGGGTGACGACCCCCAGTATTCGAGGGCGATCTTAGTGAGGGctcagatactgttgatgtgAACCTTGACTCTAGTTTATAGCCAGTCTTctattctaagttagcacaatccactgttgcctcattaaaaaccttgctagaaaatccatttgggacaaaatcaattcaagggaaaaagagtgcaacgcgtgcttttaggCCTAATAGTTGCATCATTCCTTGGCCGTTACCTGTAAGCGTTAGTCCAATTCATAATATATTTAATAAAAAGTAATGAATGGggccgtaccttagcaatagtatcattttaagtgggttatattccagttgttctgTAGCCGCTCATCGTTCACCAtttcgagtttgtacgatcctttgtcggtgatctcgataattcgatatggaccttcccaattcggtcctatcttcccttcattcgggttcCAGGTGCTAAGTGTcacctttcttaacaccaagtcccgacattgaagtgtcaaaggttggctctccgattgtaatatctttcgattcgttgcttttgggcggccaatcggacgagggcTGCCTCACGCCTTTCGTCTAACAGTTCCAGGTTCATACTCATGGCCTCGTCTTTTGACTCTTTGGTCACATATCGAAACCTGTGACTCGGTTCTCATACTTTGACTGGTATATGAGCTTTGTCACCATAGACTAACGAGAACAGGGTGGGCCCGATACAggattttgaggtcgtacgatatgcccataggacttcgggcaagatttccttccatttccctttggtgccggtcaacctctttttgaggttttggagtatggttttgttcgtggactCTGCTTGCCCatttccactagggtgatagggcattgataggatccttttgatcttatggtcctcgaaaaacttgctcactttgttgccgatgaactgcttcccattgtcgcacacgatctcagCCGACATTCCGATTCAGTATATTATGTGATCCTTTATGAAATCAATAACTTCCTTCTCCCTTTCTTTCTCAAAttcctgggcttccacccacttggaAAAATGATCAGTCttaaataagataaattgagccttaccgggcgcCTAGGGCAGGggaccaacgatgtccattccccattttatgaacgGCCAGGGTGACAAGAACAAATGCAGCAGTTCCccaggctgatggatcatcggaaCATGCCTCTAACATTCGTCACATTTTCGCACGAACTCCTTggtatctttttccatgtcgatccagtagtagccgactCTGATTATCTTCTGAACCAACGACTCGACGCCCGAATGATTACTGCAAGTGCCCTCAtggacttccctcaaaacatactcggTGTCCCCTTGTCCAAGACATATggtgagtgggccatcgaatgctcTTCTAAGTAGGGTGCCGTCTTTGGACAAGCTGAACCGGGCCTCCTTCATATGCAGatctctcgattctttaggatccgagggaatTTTTCtggtcttcaggtaatctatgtatttgtttctccagtcccaggttaagcttgtcgagtttatcttGGTATGACCTTCCTCCACTACCGACTTCATGAGTTGTGCGACCGTCTCTGAGTTGAATTCATCATCGTCGActgacgatcccaagttagcaagagcatcggcctcgctgttttgatcccgatgcacatgttgtaaagtccattccctgAACCGATGTAACGCCACCTGTAGCTTATCCAGGTATCTTCGCATATGTTCCTCTTTGACTttgaacgtcccattgacttggtTCACTACGAGGAGGGAATTGCACatagcttcgatcacctcagcccccaggcttttagccagttcaagacctgcaatcatggcctcatactcggcctcattgttagtcaattttacaattctaatagattgcctaactacattacccgtTGGTGTCTTGAACACGATGCCAAGCCCAGACCCCTTTTAGTTCGAGGCGCcttccgtaaagagggtccagatttcggaagaggtccccgagttcaacaacaactcctTCTCGACCTCAGGAATTAGGGTCGGGGTGAAGTCCgccatgaagtctgccaaaatttgagatttgatggtggTTCGGGGTCTATATTCGATATTGTACCCGCTAatctccacggcccatttggccaatcgtccttagagtttgggtttatgcattatgtttcttAATGGGTAAttagtcacaacacatatgggatggcgttgaaaatatgattttagcttcctagaggtgcttagcaaagcgagcgccaatttttctaggtgaggatacctagtttcagcctcgcctagagttctgctaacataatagataggaaattgcataccttcctcttcccAGACCAGGACTCCACGTACCGTTAcctcggataccgctaagtacatgTACAACTGTTCGTCTTCCTTTAGAGTATAAAGCAAAGGTGGGCTCGAGGGGTACCACTTGAGTCCCTCCAAGGCTTGTTGGCACTGCGGGGttcatgagaagttattcttcttcttgaaTAGTGAGAAAAAGTGATGGCTCTTGTCgaaggacctcgagatgaatcgaccCAATGCGGCTATGTTCCCGTTTAACCTTTGAACGACCTTGATATTATCCACAGCGGTGATGtcctcgatggccttgattttatcgggattaatcttgattccccggttggacaccatgaatccgaggaatttcccGGACCAGAATGCGCATTTAtccgggtttagcttcatgttgtatttcttcaatatattgaaggtttcttgcaaatatttcaaatggtcctctgctcccattgctatactagatagacaagttcggagattgagaactaaagacgtatCTTTGGTTAAAGTACTTTAGaggaacaataatgtggaggagatgacttgggaagctgaagaagacatgaagtctaggtatcctcacttgtttctgcTTTCGGAGGAGGGtcggactgagacatcacaaccttaggtacatatatggtacttgattcttgtgttagttattgtcattggtcgtgtgaggccattaatgttattgatgattgtggccctgtgtggctttgtattgttgggttttctgTCTGACAGGTTGGTAGTGGTACCATTACAGAGgggactctgccaaaatttttataaatctatgggagtttaacattcgaggacgaatgtttctaaaggggggagattgttacaccctgtgcatcCCAAAGTGATGTATagtgaatatgagacttgttaatcatgatttaaatgagtttaaagtcataatatgactatatatgatttttggataaaaaatataaagtttggaaaaaataggatttaagttgcggaaaaaccgactaaggatttgccttgtaatgaagctttttgagaaataaatttcgtgttctatatgaggtatttttgggacatattatattcCAAATTTAAGGTCTTCTATAGTTTCTAACgcacttaaccgttcattcatacgacatccggataaacagatataagcgtcggaagatgggctaatgcgagggtgccaagctagcacctctttgacttttcaaaagttgatatataggtcttaactcgtctctctcttcatttttacatagaacccgaccagagaacaccataaaatctatccttgagctctctaataaggtttcaaagaatactaacatcccgggtacgaaattgagaagcgataacatcagaatgatccctacgacgtaagtatcattataccgcctctcttttttctttgtagttcgagttttgtaaggtaattcatagttaagaaatgcctaatttctgtatttaagtgtttaaatatcaaggaagcttgataaattagttttctaatagttagaactcacgggacggtgatcggaagccgtgagtttgaatttttttcatttttagtggactgttttgtagtccactcgggTTGGCCTACTGGGcagctgatttatggagtttggaaggataaaagggcgtggataaatgccacatgtggtagggtagtaggttggtcgctcgtcgttgcagtttcaggctaattgataacttgttgattgggtgtgttatgatatatttggggtttttgttgtattgaaggttttgaattgtaattaggttgcttttttagttgctgattgtattgtgtttatatctcgcctatagtaggcttgagggagcagtaaaatcaggggaaatgctgcccgttttattttataatcgagttatcgtttgagatacgtaatatactagcaccatctaagtcatacatgtatttctttgttatagggttggtaCGCTAGTTATCATAaacttgttgttgagttgcattgacgacttgaggtatgttaagtctatcctttctttccttttggcatgatccatataataCAACAAAACGAGtaagcacacaactttcataaatgattctattcttataagtactagggttgcctaggttctggattccccatatgtcctactatgatattgtctgttcatgggtctcatgacattctgagagatcttattgacttacttcattatgcattgcatccatttatacatgtatattgacacatgaccagatggagttatatacgcgtatagtatatgtacATGGgttatggggaaaggttatggcgttatatacgcaccaccacctgatcacctAGTATACGTTTATGACTTtgcccacagaggctgagatgatatgatgggattccctcagaggcttgatgatgttatgtacgcatatacatatgcatgatatgacatttttATGCATATGcacgacattataaatgtttcatgattcacagagctattcagacttacaggttgagtcctttactccatgtttctttcttgtctgttatatattaatttttatgccttacatactcggtacattattcgtactgatgcccctattgcctgggggcctgcgtttcatgcccgcaggtgcaagtagacaggctgacggtcccccatcTTAGGATCCCTGCTCagtgagagttggtgtgctccatttgatccggagctgctattgagttttggtacgataattttgtataaatatgggtatgacgggccccagtcccatcctttatatagttgtacactctgttagcagtctgtagacagtcatgtatagttggatagtatgtggtcTTGTCACCTCACCCTACCATAttccgtgtatatatatatatatatatatatatatatatatgtgtgtgtgtgtgtgtgtgtatgtgtgtatgtgtgtgtgtgtgtgtgtcttttgggcatgttttcccacgtatgttgttcatatgaatcagtAGTTTATTTTCAGACGTTATgtatgacctacacttatttcatgtttatatcttagacgaatgcttaggggtgttcgataggtagaactcgggcactcgtcacgacccatcgatttgggtcgtgacaaaaatggtatcagagcagttctatgctagtgttgtctacagaccgtgtctagtagagtcttgtttatgagtgtgttgtgcaccacacttataaacaggaggctgcaggacatataggatgttatcctcccttcttatcttagatcgtgtgaTATGAGGATTCATTTTCCTaatgatatgttatgttttcagcgatgcccaagAAGTCTACAGCCGCTtagaagggcaagtccgtggctgATGAGACTACAAGTCGAGCACCACGAGTTACCGGGGCTCGGGGAGAGTCGCATagactccatctcagacttcacataccatGTCCTCTCCAGAGGAGATCCGAGGGGCACTAGCTCCAGCACCCGCTCCAGTACCCCCAGCTCCTCAGCCGGATGCAccaggtcaggagatgagagatgctattcagctattgactcgattaatGGCTGCACAGGCTCGGTGCCaggaggtaggtattggtcatgcagatagggccattagTGCGAGGGTTCGTAATTTCATTAAGTTGGACCCTCCGATATTCACTGGAGCAaatccaaacgaggaccctcaggtatttatcgataggatgcagaggactttgagggtaatgaaggccactgcgactgagtcagttgagcaagcttcctatagacttcgggatgttgcaattaattggtacgagtcttgggagttgtacAGAGCCGACGATTCCCTtccagcagtatggcaggagtttacagaggcttttcttcatcattataTGCCACCAGAGCATAGACAGGCcggagttgataggttcttgacccttcggcaagGTAATATGAGcgttcgggagtacaacctttagtttgattctttggctaggtatgctcccactattgtagctaagatagAGGAtagggttcaccggttcgtgatggggttggagccgcacctgcttaatgacagtatgtcggtctcacttcatccaGGCATTGAAATTTCTCCTATTCAGGCATATGCTCAGGGTGTAGAGAAGCGTAAGCAGAAGCATAGGGCcaatcgtgagcatgataggggccaaaGTAAAAGAGCGAGATCttcaggtccttctggtgagtttcgaggtggtcagagacagcAGTACCcaaggtatccagcccagccatcggctagtgcaccccctcaATTTGCCGGTAGGAGATTTGATTGTTCCACCTATCTAGAGCCCAGTCAGAGTTCCAGGGCctctagttctcagtataggggtaagtcaagtcagatgaggccatcTTTGCCATggtgtgctcagtgtggtaagta is drawn from Nicotiana tomentosiformis chromosome 12, ASM39032v3, whole genome shotgun sequence and contains these coding sequences:
- the LOC138902775 gene encoding uncharacterized protein, which codes for MIAGLELAKSLGAEVIEAMCNSLLVVNQVNGTFKVKEEHMRRYLDKLQVALHRFREWTLQHVHRDQNSEADALANLGSSVDDDEFNSETVAQLMKSVVEEGHTKINSTSLTWDWRNKYIDYLKTRKIPSDPKESRDLHMKEARFSLSKDGTLLRRAFDGPLTICLGQGDTEYVLREVHEGTCSNHSGVESLVQKIIRVGYYWIDMEKDTKEFVRKCDEC